CCTGGGAGAtcagtccctccctcccagggctccccagccTGGAGGAGTCCACTGCCCTTTGTCACCAGTGCCCTGAGCCCAGGCTTAGTCCGGCTGGATCCTTCTCCCAGACACAGCTGGGATGCAGTGCAACTCAGCCCCCAGTTCCTGGGTCTCTAGAGCAAACAGCTGGGAGAGAGGTAGAATTTACCCCTGGATTGGAGCCAAGAACTGCTTGGCAGAAACCCCTAGGATCCTGTTTCTCCCATCCAGAACCTTTGCCCCATGGCTTCTGCCATCAGACCATTGGTTCTTCTAAATGCTAGGCCCTGTGCTGGGGGAGCAGACCCCAAAAGTAACAGGATTTGGCCTGAAGGAAAGTTTTACCTCCCCAcagctggttttcttttttagtttcaacCATCTTTCTTCCAGGTCTGAGTTCTTCCCTTTCCCAGCTCACTGTCCAGGAGGTTCCTTAATCTGCATTCTCCTTTCTTGTTCCCTCTGGACTAACCCCTGACCCTCTGGTCCCACAGGGTCTCAGACCTTGTTGCTGGGCAGAGACGTGAGAGGAAATGCTGGACCCTCTGGGagtttggatgatttttttacattttctttttgatttgtctACCCAATCAGTTTTCTCCGTTCTGTGCTGATCCCCTTTCAGTCATGATTCCTATCTCCTCCCATGTGGCAGGGCCTGTCTCGAGGCCTGTGGTCACATCTCCAACGTGCTGAAGGAACGTAGGGGCCCCTGACCCAAATGCTGATTTGAAGATGGGAAGGAATTCTGCCTTTTCTAATCTGAGATGACTGAATTGGTTGGGGTGAAGGGTCCTTGGAACAGTGACCATTTGCCACCTGAGTGGATGGATTAGGGGATCAGGATGAATGAAGGAGTGAGTTTCcagatttcctcttcctttcttttgctttctcccTGAGGCTCCTGGGATATTTCCAGGGACCACAGAAGCCCAGTTCTACTGTCTTCCTGTCTTGATCTCTTTTCAACCCCGTCTCCCAGAGCATCCCCGATTGATTCCGACACCCTGTTTCATTATTATGTGGGACCCTCAGCCAGCCCCCAGTGGGGCAGAGGCTGAGAGATGAGCTATTCCTTTGAACCCTGGCTCTTTGCACATGTAGAGATGGGCCTGATACTACCCAGCTTTCGAAAGAAGCTCTTTTTTGTAGTGTGAGAGAGTGAGGGTAAAAATTCTTAGTTCTCAGGAAACTAAGCAGGAtccacagagagggagagaaaggcctGGTGAGTGAAATACTGTTTCTATAAGAAGAGGAATGTTCTTATCTAGCTgaggggagctggggtggggatgcTGGTGGCTACCTTGATAAAGTGCCCTTAGTGGTAGAAGGACTTAGGCTGGGAAAAGAGCCCTTCTTTGTGTCCATCTtttcccccaccctcacctcacCACCCGGACGGACTTTGCCCTTTCTGGGAATGATGAAGTACCCAGTCTGAGGAGCCAAGCTCACAGCAGGGAGCTAATATGGGGAGCCTATCCCTGAGAGGTAGGGGAGGAGGACGTAAGGAGGAATCACCGAAAGAGACAGACCTTCAGGGCCTTTGTCAAGGGCTGAAAGGAGCTGTTGCTTTCTCCACCCACTCCCCAcatccacctccctccatctGCTTTTTCTGTCCCCGTTGATTGTTCCCTCATTAATGCAAAGTCTGCTCATCCCCTTCACATCCCCTGCATGTGTGCTTGACCCCTTTAAGAGATTGTGGGGTGGACAGGGGGATGCTATGAAAGGTAACAAAAGTCATTTGAATGGAGTAAGTCCTCCTTCTTTGAAAGGCGACATAATGACGCAGAGCGCCCCTCCCTAGCCTTGGGGGGCACTGGCAGTGCCCCTCAGCAGAGACTCAGCCCACGGATCTGGAGATAAGTGAAGCACGTCATGTCAGCTGCTTAtgcagctctgctctctggatgTTGTCCCCCGACCCATCTCAAAGCCTTGGGACAGTTTGTAACAAACTCAGGTCCCAGAGAAGAGGGGTACCTCCCAGTGACACAGATTCATACCCCCTTCACCCTCAAGAATCAGCCTGTGGAGGAGTGGGCTGGCTTTTCTACCTTTTCCCAGCTGAATTTGTCAGGGGTGGAGTGGTGGGACCTCCCACCAGTGCTGAAAGGTAGCTCCTTCCCTAGAGTTCTCCAGACATTGGGATCCATGACCAGGAGTGACTAAGTGGGTGGGCCACTTTTTTCTATGGTTTCTTCACCGTCTTTTACTTTGCCCCAACCTCCTGTAGCCTGTCAGACTGGCTCCTGAGCGAGAATTCATCAAGTCCCTGATGGCGATTGGCAAGCGGCTGGCCACGCTCCCCACCAAGGAGCAGAAAACACAGCGGCTGATCTCAGAGCTCTCCCTGCTCAACCATAAGCTCCCTGCCCGAGTCTGGCTGCCCACTGCTGGCTTTGACCACCACGTGGTCcgtgtgccccacacccaggcTGTTGTCCTCAACTCCAAGGACAAGGTAGGTGGGCTCTGGCTCAAACCCTACCCCCATTTGGCTCCTCCCGTGGTTGTCCAGGTTTGTGTGTACACCAGGGACGCCCCACCAACATCCTCGCCTCCACAGTTCATGCGCATGTGTCAGTCTTGACTTTACCTCAGTGCTGTTGTGATTCTGGGGGCCCTCTTGTTCCCCTCCTTGGGGCTTGTTTTTCTGGACCAAAGAGGCCTAACCTTTTCAGCTTGCCTCTTCCTTCCCATGTCTCAGGAGAGAATTGCTCTCGAATCTCCTTCCAGCCCTTTGGTAGCTTTTCACCAGTCCTTCCATAACTCTTAGGCTTTCTAGGTACAGTGACAGTGGGAGTAGAGAAGTCTCTTATTTCCAGGATGTTTTCCAATCAGAATGGGAAGGTAAAAGGAGAGAATGTTGCTGAACTTATGTTGGAGAGAGTTAGCTGTTTGCTGATTGGAATGAGTACTGATGGTTCAGATTCTTCTTTCAGAAGAAGTATTGAGGATTAGAACCCTGCTTGGAACAGTGCCCGGCTTTTCCCGTCTCTGTCTGTCTTTAGGACAAGACCCTAAGATAGGCTCCCAGGCCTCTCTGAAGGTGGTAATTGATAGTTTTGCCCAAGTATATCATCTGTACCTGTTGAAGCCCagctgaaacattttattttttaaaagattttatttatttgagagagagagagagattgagagaatgagtgggaggaggggcagagggagaagcagactccctgcagagcagggagcccaatgcggaactcagtcccaggaccctgggatcatgacctgagccgaaggcagacgcttacccaacggAGATACCCAGGTGCCCATCAGCTGAAACATTTTAAAGACCTGTGCACTCTCTCACCCAAATTCTTGAAATGCATGTTCACAGAACAAGTTCCTGCCTTGAATGTGGCATTCATAGTGTCAAGGGACTGACAGGTAAGGGTTGGAGCTAGGAGTGGGCAGCTGGAAAGACTGTTAGCAGAGTTGAGATTTGGGGGGCGGTGGTGGAGGGAATTctattctcacacacacacaccgccccacCAGGCTCCCTACCTGATCTATGTGGAAGTCCTTGAATGTGAGAACTTCGACACCACCAACGTCCCCGCCCGGATACCCGAGAACCGAATTCGGAGCACACGGTCCGTGGAGAACCTGCCCGAATGCGGTATCACCCATGAGCAGCGGGCAGGCAGCTTCAGCACGGTGCCCAACTATGACAACGATGATGAGGCCTGGTCGGTGGATGACATAGGCGAGCTGCAGGTGGAGGTGAGGGAGCTCCCAGGAGGTGGTCCTGGGTCCCAGCACCCGTTCCCCAGGAGCTTTCATTGTATTCGAGACAAGGCAACACACCCTGAGACAGGCTGAGGCAAGTGCCCACACGGGTGAGGTAGGTAGtaatggggaggagggggaaagccCTGAATACCGCTAGTCTGGAATATTCAGGTGGAGCTCACTTTCCTGCAGAAGGAATTTAGGTTAAATAAAAGGATGAACTTCTAAGCCTAAGGGAGTGAgggaaactgaaaatatttattgaacatctgctatATAAAGTTGTCTTAGGAAAGTAGAGAATAAGTCATACATTCAttccttcaagaaatatttatggagagcCTTCTTGTTGCCAGCCTGGAGTACTGTGGACTTGTGAACCAGGGGCCCCTGCCTACAAGGAGTTTATGACCTAAAAAGAAAGGGAACCAAGCCAGTCAGCAGGTAGCTGTAGTGTGGTGAGGTCCAGGTTGTACTGCAGAAAGCGGGGCGTTTTGGCAGCCCTTGAGGGTGGGGGTAGGACTTAACTCCAGACTTGGGCCTGGGCACACCCCAGATGATTTCCTGAGTAGGAAATAGGTCAGCGGGGCCCTGAAGATGGGTAGGAATttgctggacagaacattcccagcagagggaagagcaaatgtGCAGAGACTGGAGGACGAGACAGCTCGGCCCAGTTGAGGAACCGAAGGACATTATGTGTGGCTGTGATGTGCAGTGTGGGTGAGAAGTGGTCAAGAAGGGGGCTAGAGAGGTTGGCGTGAGCCAGTTTGTAGGAAGGATCCTGTCAACTGTGGAAGGAAACTCGGACTCTCTGCTGGGGTTGTGAAGAGCCAGAgccgcatttttttttttttaaagattttatttatttatttgacagagatggagacagccagcgagagagggaacacaagcagggggagtgggagaggaagaagcaggctcatagcggaggagcctgatgtggggcccgatcccataacgccgggatcacgccctgagccgaaggcagacgtagAGCCGCATTTTATGTAGGACTCTGACACAACCAGATTTCACTTTGTGAAGACAGACTCTCTGCCCTTGAGCTTACAGTCCAATTAGGGAGATTGGACACAGACATTTAGGGGGAAGAATCTGTTTATAGGATATACAACAAGGCAGTGTGTGGTAAGTGCCAAGTGGAGTGGAGGATGCAATCTGCTccggaggaagaagaagggaagggccTTGCTGTGGACCATGGGGTCTGGTAGAATATtttgtatttgagagagatggggagattaGACTGAATGGCTGAGACTGAAGAAATGGTCAGAGGGGCCTAGTTGGGAGAGGCTCTGTTCTGGACCCTACGGGAGAACGCAACTATAGCCAGGGAGAACTCCTAGTAGAAGGCTGAAAGTCCAGCTTTCTCTGGCAGTCGTGGCGGGGTCTTCTGGAGAATTTGTTAAACATACAGACTTCAGATCCCAttcccagtaattctacttcagACTGATGGTGGGATACGGCAATTTGCATTTTAGCAGCATCCCAGGTAATGCTGATGAGGTAGTTCACACTTACGGAAACATTGCTGTAAGGCCCGTGTGAGTGCCCAGGCGTTTGGGGTCCAAGTGGTGAGGATGGCGTGGCAGCAGGGCAGGCTTTCTGGAACAGAGcccaggcgggggtgggggggcgatcaCGATGCAGGGGCGGCAAGCATGCAAAGTGACTGGAGGAGCGGGTGACAAAGTGAGGCCTGTGTTTGGCGCTTCTGACCCATGGTTCCCTGCTCTCCCAGCTCCCTGAAGTGCACACCAACAGCTGTGACAACATCTCCCAGTTCTCTGTGGACAGCATCACCAGCCAGGAGAGCAAGGAgcctgtgttcatagcagcaggGGACATCCGGTATGGCCACACCACCCTGCCCCAAGTTCCTCCTCCCTCTCAGgcactgtctgtctctgtccctttcctgtcagcctctcctttccctcttctctgtccttACTCCATTCTTGTCCTGAAGTCCCCAAGCTTGAGGCAGTGAAGGTACAGGTTGAGAAATTACTGGGCTACCACAGAAGGAAGTTACGTTTAAGAGGACTCCAAAGGgatgaaagcccagaggaaggaatTGGAGCAGCAGTTCTTGGAGCGGGTCACACGTGTCAGAatcaagggagagggaggagagcttGCTGGAAATGCAGATGCTGGAGCCACACCTGATCTGAATCAGAGACTCGGTGGAGAAATGGGGAGGGCCTGGTAACCTGCATTGCAACATGATAGCAAACCACCAGGTTAGCAAAACTCTCAGCCCAGGTTTCTATCTCTGTGTGCCCAGAATCAAGGAAAGAGTACAGGAAATGTCTAGACATTAGACAGGGACATGAGGCTCTGGGGTAACTCCTCCAAGCAAATGATATAGTTTCTTCCTGCTAGACGGCGGCTCTCGGAGCAGCTGGCTCACACCCCCACAGCCTTCAGACGAGACCCGGAAGACCCTTCTGCAGTTGCTCTCAAAGAGCCCTGGCAGGAGAAAGTAAGGTGAGTCGGGCGGGTGTGGTCGTTAGGCCCCTCCAAAGCTCAGAGGCAGCCTCAGGTACTTACCTCAGCGTCCGGATTATCCACCAGTCTCTCCCAAACAATCAGGCTCCCAGGCATCTGAATCCTTGCCTTGTGGGGAGTCTGATTTGGACTTCAGGCGGAAGCGATGTCTGTCCTCTCCTGGCGTCAACGCTTTGACACATTTTGCTTCCTTCTTCACAGGCGAATCCGAGAGGGCTCCCCCTATGGCCACCTTCCCAACTGGCGGCTCCTGTCAGTCATTGTCAAGTGCGGGGATGATCTTCGGCAGGAGCTCCTGGCTTTCCAGGTGTTGAAGCAACTGCAGGTAAGAgagggggggaggaagaaggggaactCAGCCCAGCTGAGGTGAGCGTGTAGGTTGTTACGCAGGTGGTTCCACGGGGAGCTCTGCCGGGGACCAGCTCCCTGCCCAGGTCTGAATTGGATGCAGACCAGCGGACGCTGGTGCTCCTTGCTTCCCCTGTCCACCTCCCTGGGAAGTACAGCCACAGGAACAGCTCCACAGCGACGCCTCGTGGCCCTTTTTGACCTGCGCCTGCTGTGATCTCTGAACTCGGGAGGCTGGATTTGTGCTTTAGTCTCCTAACTGGTCTGTGGCAGCTGCTCCGCAGTGTGCTGAGATGTCGATCCCCTGAACCTTTGGATTGGTCACCTGCAAGCAACTTCACCTGTTAATCCTATTCTTTCTATAAATATTGTGATTTTCTTAAGAGGCTTTCTCTGGACCTAAatcctttcctgtcttctccGTATTATTTGAATTTGGATTAATGGCTCATTCTCTGTGCCTTTGAGGTGTCAGTGTGAATTCCTGTTCTCCCTGCCTTTTTTGGGGCTTTCTACCTATATGATGCCTTTTCTCACATACTTCCCTGTATCTTTTTGAACCCTGGACTTCTTTCAGAACTCCCTGGTCCTCAGGGGGATCAGTGGGTTTTACTCATTTGATGGCCTAGAATCCACGGCCACAAGGATGGGAACTGTCCAAGGTGGGGGACAGGGGGAATTTTAGCCCCCTTCCCTAGTTTGGAAAGATGATAGTTTCGTGCCTCTGTGTCTCCTCACAGTCCATTTGGGAACAGGAGCGAGTGCCCCTGTGGATCAAGCCATACAAGATCCTTGTGATTTCTGCCGACAGTGGCATGATTGAGCCAGTGGTCAACGCCGTGTCCATTCACCAGGTGAAGAAGCAGTCACAGCTCTCCTTGCTCGATTACTTCCTGCAGGAGCATGGCAGTTACACCACTGAGGCGTTCCTCAGCGCGCAGCGCAACTTCGTACAAAGCTGTGCTGGCTACTGCTTGGTCTGCTACCTCCTGCAGGTGAAGGACAGGTGGGTGAACTCCTCCTAACCTGTCCCCTCCTGGCGGTCTCACTTGCTCCTCACCTCCCGTCGCCTAGACGTACAAGTGGAGCACACAGCACGTCTTAAGCAGAGACGTGTTGATGTGCCGTTAAGCAGAGAGACATAAACAGGGGCTAGGGTCCAGGGGCAAAGAAGTGAAGGACTTGTGGGAGGAGCAAGGATTGGAGCGAACAGGGTCTCCAGGGACAAAGGAAGGGGAGGACCGGAAGCTGCGGGGGAAGGACGCTCCAGGCAAGGGCACGGCGCAGTGTGCCGGAAGCTCGGGCTACACTGGCTGGCAGAGGAGGAGGCGGTGGTGTCACAGGGAAGCCGCGGTCGGTCAGAGGGGCCTTCAGTATGAGGCTGAGGAGCTTTGTTTTGCACGCAGAGGGTGACAAGGTCCAGGCTGTGTTTAGGGACTGCCCCCCGGGCACAGACGGTGAGGTGGGTGTAAGTGGCTCTTCAGTAAAGCAGGAGGTCCTGAGGCCTGGCCCGAGGGTAGCGGTGGCCACCGAGAGCCAGAAAGAGAAGACGGGTATGAGGGCCACGGTGAGGTACAGTTGCAGCTCCCGGCCCTGACCTCTTCTTATTCCAACGTGTGAATTTCAGAACTTTTAAGTATCTCTCGTTTTGCCCAGAGCTGTCATTTCTTCCAATATCACACTGACCTTTGTGAGGTCCAGCTTCGCATATAGGCGAGCATGTCGGACAGAGATAACCACACCGCCTAGGGTCTTGCTTTCTAAGACAGTGACTCAGGGTCAGCCCCCTGAATGTGCCTGTGAGCCGCGCCTCTCACCGCGCAGAGGGCAGCCTCCTGAAAAGGCTGAGCTGCGGTGGCCCATGCTCCTTGGGTTCCCAGTGGCATGGCAGCACATGAAGACCTAACTCACAGGGCTGCTTCTCAGAAATCTAACATCTGTTAAGTGCCTGTCATTCTTCTGTTAAAACCCGACGAAAACCCTGTCAGGCAGGCGTTTTCTTGTGAGGGAAATGAGGGTCGGGGAGCTTTCAGAACCTCTGCTCATTCTACCCTGCCAGCCCCGTAAACGAGCCCGGCAGAGGCTCTGCATGTGCAGGCTGACGGGAAACGGAACTATATTTATAAGGAGTTTGGTTGCAAGCTTTCGACTGTCCCTGAAGTGGCAGGATTTTGAACCCAGGGCCCAGGGAGTCTAGAGCTGAGCCCTGGATTGAATAAGTgggtggcagggaggcaggggctaGTCAGGCCTCTGGGCTTTCCTGTAGAAACTAATGTCTGGAAGATTTAGTCCATCCCtttaaagagggggagggggcaggcagctgATAAACCTTTTCTAATAACGCAAAAAAAGAATCGTAGTGAAGCCATGAATGGAATCAGCCACTGGAAAAAAGTGGCAACAGTGAATGGGCCCCAAACTGAAATCAGGTGCGCGATCTCCCCAACTGCTTCAGAATGAGCCCCGAACACCTGTGCTTCTGGAGCTACTCCGGCAGTTAGGAGAGAAGCTGTCCCCGGCAGCCCTGGGTCCTTGTGCTCGAAAGTCACTTTtcccctctgggcctctgtttcctcacctgcaaaatgagaGGTTGGACGAGGACATCTAGAACCTTTCTTACTCCCAAGATGGTGCCTGTGTTGGTAAATTTTCTAATGCTTTCCCCAAGGGGGAAGGACTGAGGTGGGACCAGTTCTCCCTCCGTCCCGCTTGTGGCCAGTCAGACCAAAGAAGATGGCTTCAGACCAGGAGCTCTTAGCCTAACAAAGCCTCTGCTGACACGGAGGGGGTCGGTTATGCTGAATGGGCCTGGCTCACATGCTTAGCATGTTAATTGTTCCTCCTCCTGCTGGCCGTTCATGTGGGAATCACAGAGACCTGGGATTTATCTCCCTCTAACTCTTCTTCCTGCAGCTAGACCCTAGTAATTGCTTCCTGAGATTTTCTTTACATAAGTGATCTTACCAAATGGCTAAAACCTACTCCTCTGCTCCTCAGAGCCCCCACACAGTATTTAACATTTAAACTCCACTCAGCCCGCTCTCTTGTGGTGGGGCTCTTGCTCTGCAGTGGGCTGACGGGAATTACCAATAAAACTCGGTAAGTAGGGTCTGACTGGAGGCCTCCCACCGAGCGGAGGGCTTGGCCTCTGAGATGGTTGGCTGGAGCTATAGAGACCTTTCCTTGCTTCCAGGTTCTCTACTCAGCTGGAGTCAGTTTGGGTGCTAgaagcatgatttttaaaaatggggatatTCTTAAACTGTTTTTAAGTTGTCAGTTAATGGTGATTTCGAAAAAAATCATGATGGCAGTTTCAGACCCCAGAGCCTTTGACAGCAGTTTACTTTTCtgatttcccttctttcctctgatTAGCTTTAGGTCGTAAGAGGTTGGGCCCAGAGTTCTAGGCAGCAGCAAACTTGGCAGGAGGCTCCCTAACCTGGTATCACGTGGCCAGGGTGTTGCAGCTCGGGGCTCCCGCCTCAGTCAGACTTACgactgctctttctctcctctgcccctcctcagaCACAACGGAAACATCCTTTTGGACGCAGAAGGCCACATCATCCACATCGACTTTGGCTTCATCCTGTCCAGCTCACCCCGAAACCTGGGCTTCGAGACGTCAGCCTTTAAGCTGACCACAGAGTTTGTGGACGTGAGTCAGGAAGGAGAGGTGCCTCactgtgttctttctctgtcaTGGGAGAGGGAGCTGTGGGCTCCCCCCAAATTAGGGACCAACAGAACAGAGACGGCAGCGAGTCAGGGTGAGGCTAGATGTCCTGGGAGGCTTCCTGCCTGAAAAGAGAGCGGGGAAGTCACGGAGTTTGGCATGTTTGCCCCGATGGAGGAAGTCCTGTCCCGGCTGGCTTGTGAGCCCCCGTACACATACAGGTCTCCCTTCGCAGGTGATGGGGGGCCTGGACGGCGACATGTTCAACTACTACAAGATGCTGATGCTGCAGGGGCTGATCGCTGCTCGGAAGCACATGGATAAAGTGGTGCAGATCGTGGAGATCATGCAGCAAGGTGGGCTGGGAAGAGGCCGTGCATTGGGGGTAGGGCAGTGCCCATAGAGTTTCAGGTTTCCCACTTAATGTTGGGGTCCTGGGGCATGGAACTTCCAAAACGTGGATTCTACCTCAAAACTGGGGGTGTGGTTTCCCGGAGGGTTTCCAAGCTCCAGTGCCATTTGTCCTTTGGGACATTCCTCCTGACTCCTGACagggatgggagggggtggggggtacagACTGCAGTAACTACCCCTTAGGCACCCTCAGGGAGAGAACAGCCCCATCTCCAGCCTCCCGGTCCCTACCCGTCTCCCCATCCCTTGTCCGCctgattttttgtttccttccatcCCTCTGGCTCTGCTCTTTGCCAGTCCAGGTGTTTCCGGTCACCACTTTCCTCCCTGTTGGCCCTTGACCACTGactgccctgtccccagcccccttccctgtcccaaCACTGGCTCCTCTCGGTGCGCTGAAAGTATTTCCTCTCTGCTCTTGATCTGCTCTCCCTGAGCCATTTCCTCACTGCCTTGCCGCCCAGAgtctctcctctcccagctctTCTGGGCCCTCgtctccagccccctcctcaaGGCTGCAGTGTGCACTTGGGCTGAGCTGCcagtctcctcctccccccccatccctgcccccaccccgcaggTTGTCGCCGTTGCTCGGGAGCATCCCCGGCTGGCCCCGTGATGACGGTGGCCCAGGTCATCTGTGAGTGTCAGACGTAGCATAGGCAGAGGCCTGCAACCAGATAAGTGCCCGGCTCAGGGCCCGTTCCCCAGACCCTCTTCCCAGCTTTCCCTCTGGGTCCTGAGACTCTGCTCCCTCCGCGCTTACTGGGGGCGATGTGGTGCcggccctctccccctcccttacACCCTCACCTAGAGGGGCTTAGGAGTGTGGAAGAAGATGGGCTCAAGCCAGGGCCCCCCAACTCCACCTTCCCGTCCCAGGCAGAACCGCATCCGGTCAGGGAGCCCTCCGacgtgggagggagggggcactTCAGATACCCCGGCTCTGTATCACTTGCTGTGGCTGTtaccgctgcccctcccccctttcctgctGTGACCTGCTGTCCTCACCGCTCCCCCAGGTTCTCAGCTTCCTTGCTTCCATGGCTCCAGCACCATCCGCAACCTCAAGGAGCGGTTCCACATGAGCATGACGGAGGAGCAGCTCCAGCTGCTGGTGGAGCAGATGGTGGACGGCAGCATGCGGTCTATCACCACCAAACTCTACGACGGCTTCCAGTACCTCACCAACGGCATCATGTGACACCTGCTTCTCAGGCCCTGGAGTGCTGGGGGATTCGGAGCACCCTCCCCGGGAGGGGCCGTGTCCAAGAAACCCCAGACCAGGAAACCCCACCCACGGGAAATGGAAGgcaagaaatacaaaggatcatgtGGTAACGGTAGCGCTCCCCGGGGGTGGGAGAGCCGGCTGCGGGGCCCAGACTTGCTGGGGCTTCCCTGTCCCCGGCGGTGTCACTGTCCCCATGTGACAGACTGCAGGACTCGCACCCTCCAGAGAACAGAGGTGATAGACAGTGAGGGGCACTGGGGCCTTTCTTCTCACCAGGGTCCAAGAGGTTCTTTCCACAGGACATCCTTACTCCGTTCTGGGTCCCAggaatggggggggagggagcgGGGAAGAGAAGGTTCTTGGTACTTAGGACTTGATCCTGTGGTCGGCCTTTGGCCATGCTGCTGCCCAACTCTGTCCCCTCCCCGCAACTGGCCCAAGCCGAGCTCCCCTTGCTCTGGCGTAGGGTCTACACTTGCAGAGGTTCCCCATCCCAGGGGCGGGGAAGGGAAGGATCACGACCCCTCCAGTGGACAAGGGGATCAGCCGAGTCATAGGGGATTCCCTGGCCTgatcccctccccacacccagggAACTAGCTCTCaacttttcaatttttgtttgaaataaaGTCCTTAGTTAGCCATCTGTGTCCTTTCCGGATTGTATTTTTTTCAGGGGTTGGGGGTAGGTGAGGATTATGAGCAGATGCCTCAGTGTCCTGGACGCCAGAGGCACCACGAAGAACGGGGTGGAAGAAGACTGCTCTTTCCCTGTCTCAGTCAGCGTTGCCTTGTTCTGGGAAGGGCCTCCCACCTTGACTCTCGCCCCCTCCCTGACAAGCCCACAATGTCCGGGTCACATAAAAAGAGGAGCCTGAATGGGGATTAAACCACGAGCAGTTTTAATGGTctggtttttctccctcccatTTCCCCACTGTTAGTATTATTACTACAAGAATAAAGGATTCCTGAGagcctgtcccctcctctcccttggGCCCCCCTTGACAGGACTCATCCCTACCAACCCCCCTGGATttctgggtaaaaaaaaaaagtgaaaggcactgcaggggtgggggtggggggctcaagTGCCAGGGAGTCTGAAGGATGGTGCAGGCGCAGGGCCAGGCCCTTGAGCGTTGAGAAGCATCCTGAGGGCCCCAGCGGGGGC
The nucleotide sequence above comes from Ursus arctos isolate Adak ecotype North America unplaced genomic scaffold, UrsArc2.0 scaffold_12, whole genome shotgun sequence. Encoded proteins:
- the PI4KB gene encoding phosphatidylinositol 4-kinase beta isoform X1; protein product: MGDMVVEPAPLKPTCEPTPGPPGNNGGSLLGVITEGVGELSVIDREVAQKACQEVLEQVKLLRGGVAVSSTDSPLELVNGDVLDSAIRCLDDPPAQIREEEDEMGATVASGTAKGARRRRQNNSAKQSWLLRLFESKLFDISMAISYLYNSKEPGVQAYIGNRLFCFRNEDVDFYLPQLLNMYIHMDEDVGDAIKPYIVHRCRQSINFSLQCALLLGAYSSDMHISTQRHSRGTKLRKLILSDELKPAHRKRELPSLSPAPDMGLSPSKRTHQRSKSDATASISLSSNLKRTASNPKVENEDEELSSSTESIDNSFSSPVRLAPEREFIKSLMAIGKRLATLPTKEQKTQRLISELSLLNHKLPARVWLPTAGFDHHVVRVPHTQAVVLNSKDKAPYLIYVEVLECENFDTTNVPARIPENRIRSTRSVENLPECGITHEQRAGSFSTVPNYDNDDEAWSVDDIGELQVELPEVHTNSCDNISQFSVDSITSQESKEPVFIAAGDIRRRLSEQLAHTPTAFRRDPEDPSAVALKEPWQEKVRRIREGSPYGHLPNWRLLSVIVKCGDDLRQELLAFQVLKQLQSIWEQERVPLWIKPYKILVISADSGMIEPVVNAVSIHQVKKQSQLSLLDYFLQEHGSYTTEAFLSAQRNFVQSCAGYCLVCYLLQVKDRHNGNILLDAEGHIIHIDFGFILSSSPRNLGFETSAFKLTTEFVDVMGGLDGDMFNYYKMLMLQGLIAARKHMDKVVQIVEIMQQGSQLPCFHGSSTIRNLKERFHMSMTEEQLQLLVEQMVDGSMRSITTKLYDGFQYLTNGIM
- the PI4KB gene encoding phosphatidylinositol 4-kinase beta isoform X2, with translation MGDMVVEPAPLKPTCEPTPGPPGNNGGSLLGVITEGVGELSVIDREVAQKACQEVLEQVKLLRGGVAVSSTDSPLELVNGDVLDSAIRCLDDPPAQIREEEDEMGATVASGTAKGARRRRQNNSAKQSWLLRLFESKLFDISMAISYLYNSKEPGVQAYIGNRLFCFRNEDVDFYLPQLLNMYIHMDEDVGDAIKPYIVHRCRQSINFSLQCALLLGAYSSDMHISTQRHSRGTKLRKLILSDELKPAHRKRELPSLSPAPDMGLSPSKRTHQRSKSDATASISLSSNLKRTASNPKVENEDEELSSSTESIDNSFSSPVRLAPEREFIKSLMAIGKRLATLPTKEQKTQRLISELSLLNHKLPARVWLPTAGFDHHVVRVPHTQAVVLNSKDKAPYLIYVEVLECENFDTTNVPARIPENRIRSTRSVENLPECGITHEQRAGSFSTVPNYDNDDEAWSVDDIGELQVELPEVHTNSCDNISQFSVDSITSQESKEPVFIAAGDIRRRLSEQLAHTPTAFRRDPEDPSAVALKEPWQEKVRRIREGSPYGHLPNWRLLSVIVKCGDDLRQELLAFQVLKQLQSIWEQERVPLWIKPYKILVISADSGMIEPVVNAVSIHQVKKQSQLSLLDYFLQEHGSYTTEAFLSAQRNFVQSCAGYCLVCYLLQVKDRHNGNILLDAEGHIIHIDFGFILSSSPRNLGFETSAFKLTTEFVDVMGGLDGDMFNYYKMLMLQGLIAARKHMDKVVQIVEIMQQGVSGHHFPPCWPLTTDCPVPSPLPCPNTGSSRCAESISSLLLICSP